Proteins encoded within one genomic window of Sphaerotilus montanus:
- a CDS encoding low molecular weight protein-tyrosine-phosphatase → MSAVQRVLMVCTANICRSPTAEAVLRHRVQQAGLHGRIVVDSAGTRASHELSHAPDPRSIAHAARRGYDLTGLRSRPVVLADFHRFDLIVPMDRTHLDHLAVHAPADALAKVRLLMSFAPPGAGDVVPDPYYGSAPGFEHVLDLVELACDGLLEYLYSPQGAR, encoded by the coding sequence ATGAGTGCCGTCCAGCGGGTGCTGATGGTGTGCACCGCCAACATCTGCCGTTCGCCCACTGCGGAGGCGGTGCTGCGCCACCGGGTCCAGCAGGCGGGGCTGCACGGGCGGATCGTGGTCGATTCGGCCGGCACCCGGGCCTCGCACGAGCTGTCCCATGCACCGGACCCGCGGAGCATCGCGCACGCGGCCCGGCGCGGCTACGATCTGACCGGGTTGCGCTCGCGACCGGTCGTGCTGGCCGATTTCCACCGGTTCGACCTGATCGTGCCCATGGACCGGACGCACCTGGACCATCTGGCCGTTCATGCGCCGGCCGATGCACTTGCCAAGGTGCGCCTGCTGATGTCGTTTGCGCCGCCCGGTGCGGGCGACGTCGTCCCTGATCCGTACTACGGCAGCGCACCCGGCTTTGAACATGTTCTCGATCTGGTGGAACTTGCGTGCGACGGCCTGCTCGAATACCTGTACTCGCCTCAGGGTGCCCGCTGA
- a CDS encoding Fe-S cluster assembly transcription factor: MRLTTKGRFAVTAMIDLALREHSGPVALAAISARQQISLSYLEQLFGKLRRHELVESTRGPGGGYSLGRKAEDITVADIIVAVDEAIDATGCGGGENCMGEDTGRCMTHDLWASLNAKMLEYLNSISLKSLVDDQLNRGVSVEEAPVKRAISSQPVVKPIKITAPNSVFALGSALTK; encoded by the coding sequence ATGCGATTGACAACCAAAGGTCGGTTCGCGGTCACCGCGATGATTGATCTGGCCTTGCGCGAACACAGCGGCCCCGTGGCCCTGGCAGCGATCAGCGCGCGCCAGCAGATTTCACTGTCCTACCTGGAGCAGCTGTTTGGCAAGCTGCGCCGGCACGAGCTGGTCGAGAGCACCCGTGGGCCGGGTGGCGGCTACTCGCTGGGCCGCAAGGCCGAGGACATCACCGTGGCGGACATCATCGTCGCGGTGGACGAAGCCATCGACGCCACCGGCTGCGGTGGTGGCGAGAACTGCATGGGCGAGGACACGGGGCGCTGCATGACGCACGACCTGTGGGCAAGCCTGAACGCCAAGATGCTGGAGTATCTGAACTCGATCTCGCTGAAGAGCCTGGTCGACGATCAGCTCAACCGCGGCGTGTCGGTGGAGGAGGCCCCCGTCAAGCGGGCCATCTCCAGCCAGCCCGTGGTCAAGCCGATCAAGATCACGGCGCCCAATTCGGTGTTTGCGCTGGGTTCGGCGCTCACCAAGTAA